aaaatcagttgtaattcttttaattagttatttatgtattttatttttcagtaattaaaatttccattaattaatatatttctataaaaaaacaataaaataatatatatatgtttttttatatatatataaaaagataacatataataaataaataaatatatatatatatatatataataaaattatatgaaaaaatatttccCTAATAGAAATcataacaaaaaaaaaaaaaaaaaaaggaaaaaatatataatacataaattaatattttcaaaacaacatatattattatataaacctttttaaaataatatatctcaatatattatgtatatttttaattattattatttttttttctctgtatagaataatttttcattaacaatattatcctataatattatatataaataaaggggaaaaaataaatattttttgtgatatatatatatatatatatatataataaataatctACTTTTAAGATAcattatacatttttagacttttttttttttttttttttataacacaaatttattaatatgaattTATCTGATATTTTTAGTACTGGTAAAGAATCTTTGTTATCTTTAAAGGATACTTTTGGATCTAGTAATTTTTCTCCATTTACACCATGTGAAGGATTTGAATGCTTACCTCaagtattatttttgtacctaatatttcttttattatgtaCTGGAATGTTTATTCATAATAAGAATCAGGTAAACactttttaaattttattgaatgttatatgtatactaggaatatatatacacatataaatatattacatatatgtatatatatatatatatatttttttttttttagcttaaaaaaaaacagaGGTTAACAAATTTCAATAATCAATATGATGTAAATTATTCAGGATGCGCAGAACAATATGATGCAGAAGAACAACCGGAATATGGCCATGAAGAATCTGAAAAGGATGGATATAATCCAAATGCACATAATGAATATCCTCAACATAACCATTCACAAAATCATGCATATAAGTCAAATGtaaaaaatcaaaaagTACATGTTGGACAAGCATCATACCAGAAAAGTGCAGTATTCAATGAATAAATGTATAGAAACGgagaaataataataaaaaaaaaaaaaaaatatatatataaaaagtaaagagacataatttatttttatcgTATATATAAAAGGTATATCGTCCATAATATTGTATAGAACTATTAATGCAATAATTGTgtaaatgatatatttgtatacaaatatatttctatatatatatatatatatatatatatatatattagaagagtcataatacaaaaaagaaaaaaaaaatttgtctttttttttcttaagatattatttttttagaaCATTTACTACCTCTTTTCATAAACAATTAAAAGGTATTAATATTGATACATAGAACATAACATAGAAAAAATCTTGCtaagtattatatatacatatattaaatatgtatgtttatatatatatatatatatatatatatatatgtgtatatataattttattttttattttttcattcatttatgtatatgattaattttatatttatttatttattttattttttca
Above is a genomic segment from Plasmodium gaboni strain SY75 chromosome Unknown, whole genome shotgun sequence containing:
- a CDS encoding ring-exported protein 2, which translates into the protein MNLSDIFSTGKESLLSLKDTFGSSNFSPFTPCEGFECLPQVLFLYLIFLLLCTGMFIHNKNQLKKKQRLTNFNNQYDVNYSGCAEQYDAEEQPEYGHEESEKDGYNPNAHNEYPQHNHSQNHAYKSNVKNQKVHVGQASYQKSAVFNE